The Lycium barbarum isolate Lr01 chromosome 10, ASM1917538v2, whole genome shotgun sequence genome includes a region encoding these proteins:
- the LOC132615207 gene encoding uncharacterized protein LOC132615207 → MGATTREQFFRGPSEGTEYPKLAYYSFTIDEDVVTFTDEDAASIILPHNDALVITVLIGSCQVKRVIIEPGSSVNILLWKVVEEMGLLEQAARTLSVFNMSSEITKGEIDLLVEADVVVKMTKFYVISGDMQYNAIFGRPWIHDMKAVPSRLHLLLKFPTPDGIRKIQGEQPALREMFVIEEPVAVESSIGPVP, encoded by the exons ATGGGGGCTACAACCAGAGAACAGTTCTTCCGGGGTCCTTCCGAAGGGACGGAGTACCCTAAACTCGCATATTATAGCTTCACCATCG ATGAGGATGTGGTTACATTCACCGATGAGGATGCGGCAAGCATCATTTTACCGCACAATGACGCTCTGGTCATCACTGTACTTATCGGTAGCTGCCAAGTCAAACGTGTCATAATAGAACCAGGGAGTTCTGTCAATATCCTCCTCTGGAAGGTGGTGGAAGAAATGGGACTTCTTGAGCAGGCTGCAAGGACGCTATCAGTTTTCAATATGTCCAGCGAAATCACCAAGGGTGAGATTGACTTGCTTGTGGAAGCCGATGTAGTCGTCAAAATGACAAAGTTCTATGTGATTAGCGGCGACATGCAGTATAACGCTATTTTCGGGAGACCTTGGATCCATGATATGAAAGCTGTCCCCTCAAGACTTCATTTGCTGCTCAAATTTCCTACTCCAGATGGGATCAGGAAGATTCAAGGAGAGCAACCGGCTTTGAGAGAAATGTTTGTAATCGAGGAACCCGTAGCAGTAGAAAGCTCAATTGGACCTGTCCCATAG